A region of the Conger conger chromosome 6, fConCon1.1, whole genome shotgun sequence genome:
AATATCAaattccccagcttacctacaaaaaatcatcagaccctacacccctgccagacctcttcgttcagcctccacaggccgcttggcacctccccctctccgaaccaccacctcacgctcacaactactgtctgttctggctccacggtggtggaacgaactccccgttgaggtcagaactgtagaatctctccccaccttcaagcgcaaactgaagacagcagcacctctccccatccctccttacctccctgtgaaccttaattgttgtctttgtgatttactttgtgtttcggtatttttagttggctaggtaagcagtatttggatagttaagtttggtcacttttgctttgttgtttgtttgtttatttgtttgtttaaaaaaaaaaaaagaattaggccctggtccttatctttgttgtaagggtagcaattgaaattgtacttccctctagggtctttcagcacacttatccctggttatgggtatgcactttgtagtacgtcactctggataagagcgtctaccaaatggcaataatgtaatctatGGTTGTAAATGCTTGGATTTGCTTCCAttgcttatatattttttccataatATGCAGGAGCTCAGGTGAATGTATCCTTATAGCCACTGAATAATGAATGCTTTAAAGTCAGAAAAGTCAGTGTTAGTACTGATTATTCACACAGAGATCATAAAACGCTCTCATGCACCATGCCTAGCTGAATCATTCTGTATTATTCTGTCCTGTATGTGATAAAAAAATGGATTACACATcataaaacaatattaaaataaatcattattgACAATAAATCATCtctgtaaataatgtatttttattttactttccaAGGTCTTCACAATGAGCTACATTACCTTCACTGAGGGGCTCTACGTTATGCAGTTTGTATGCTCGATGCAGAGGAAGTCAATTACAAGAGGTGAAGCTGCTTATACAACGGCTTACCAAAAAATGGATTATTCTAatataaacatttgtttcaaaagtTACCGTATTAATGTTAGTTAACTTCCTGTACAATACAAACTGTTCTTTACTATTACAGCAAagtgtgaccttggaattataagattctatctgcattctgaaTGATTTTGAGatgttgagcttcaaagataccaaagtgaatgaGCTCCAcgcagatacaaccttttacaTTTAGCAAGCTTTTATACTTATATAAAGAGTATATTTGTGTAAACCTCACATGTATATTTAGTGCCACATACAGCAAACATCCCATTCATGACACAAACTCATTTTCGTGAAAAATGTTAgttagaaccttctaattctacGGTCTCAAAATATCCTAAAACCTAGCAAGGAATGCATCTTTCTAGTCCCAATCTTGTCCCTATCAAGACTCAATCAGGTTAGATAAACAAGCCTCATGCTGGGTTTGTGTCACTCACATTAGCTAATCTTATCTTAATCTTGTTTAACAGACCACTGAATGCAACATGGTTCAAACTGAACAACTAACCACTTAAATCAGTACAGTAGGGGACACGGGGGAACAACCAAAGTTTTCAAttaattcaaaaatatttacagatattagagcaaatatttttaatccacAAAAGATGCATGTCTTTGCTATAACTTTAGACCAACTATACAGTACTGGGACATTTCTGGCGATTACAGGTCAGTCGATAATTGCGGGAATGAAACTGTTTAAACTGACCACGACTATGGGCCATGTTGCAACAGCTCTGGGTTAAGTTTAAACAGCGTCCAAAATGTCGGAAAACGGACAGGGACAtactttgttttaatacaagtcAAAGGTTGGTGAAATTAGCATTCCTTACCGTTTACAgttttcatctgataattgtcctgtagaaatGGTCTAAATTTTGTGTAGCTGACATTAATATGCAATGAATGCCTGGGAAGAAATTGATAAGAGCGAGTGCTAAATAGGATGGAATAAGTGCATGGTAAACATGGAAGATTCAATGTTACATTAAAAGTTACTTTGGCTGAGGCATTACAAATGTCAGATATCTTTTTCAAGATTTCAAGTTCATCACTATATAACAACATGCACAACGATgttgacatttgtttttattggtgtaaaaaatagttttttgttgaaaaaatagATTCAATAAAATCAAGGCTCAATTGTCAAACACTATCTGAAGTCAAGGGTGCTGATGAAATAGTGTTCCACTCACTTTTGGTAATTTCACAAGACCAGTCTTTTGCACAACTATAGCACAGGTGTAAAAGAGGGTGATTTGATGGGGATAAATGAGCTGAGGTAGTGTTGTCATTACAGTACAACAGATCGCCCACAGCCAATTGTTAATTTTATCATGGCCATAGACCATGCGTCTTATCAGAGTCTCTCTATGAACCATTAGGCTACTCATGATATCAAAATGGTGAGACAGAATACATATCTATTTCCTCCTCAAGGAACAtgcattttccatttcaatgcaattgcttgtttctttgtttctttgtgtcaattttttgtgtgttgtgaaTCAACAGTTTAAACTGTTGCTATATTTGCATTTCATGTTATTTTGGGAATTCAGTGATCTGAACTTAGCATTCCAGATACCCGGAAAACTCTGATGTCATTCAAGCTGGCTGAAATGTCGAATTACACAATAATGGATTGGGTTGTACCGCAAACAGCAGTTAAAGATATACTGAAGATAAAACTTGTTACATTTTCTTGGGAAATATAAACAACATTATCATTAGCATTAACATTATCATATTCTTTTAAGAATGGAGACTGTTGATTGTAATGCCTCCAATACTGGTTTTATGGTCAAGTGGTTAAGAGATTATAAACAaagcaaagaaaacattttgaatattaCATCAAATGCAGTCTTTGACATAATTGGTGGCATTGCATTtcttctaaaatgtattttaataaataaaattcttaTTTGATTCCATAAACAAGTACCGTATTGTCATCCTGGATAATTATATATAAACAAATCTTCTCCCCTCTGTTACGATTGCAAAACCTTTTATGACTGCCAATGCGAGGAGAGTCTTTTTTGAGATTTAGGTGAGTTTTTAATCATTAAACTTTGGACTGATATTGATTGTACAACTTCCCGACAGTATATATACAGCTGGTCAGTTTCATACTGACAGCAAGAAAATGGGAAACTTTGAGTGCTATCAAGAGTACAACCTGGGTAAGGTAGTGGGTGTGATTCCAGACCCTGGCATGGACAACTCCTTCACCGGTTACCTCTCCCTGAACTCATCAGCTCATCTGAACTCCCACTACATGGATGTgcaccgctccctctctccagagcaGTTTGGGACGTTCAACCACAGCCTGTGGGCCTCTGGGAGAGAGCGGAAAGGTGACACAGGGGGGCGTGGGCGTGGTGGCTCTGGCCCTGTCCTTCCTGTTCGACATCCTGACCCAGCAGGCCAAGAACCAGACCGGGACGACCCATTTCATCCACCAAATTTTCAGAGAGCGCGAGGACGGCAACAGCTCAGAGATCGGGACCGTCATCACCGACTACCTGAAACTAGTCCCACTGATCGCCAACGACCCCCAACGCATGAAGGAGGAGACCGATCGCTACGAACAAAGACTCAACAGCTCGctggtcagccattttgagaggTCAGCCAAGTCCATAAAACACAGTTGGACAGAGTGGAAGATATTCATCCACGGTCTTGCCTTTCATCAGCACATGATGATCCACCAGGTCCGAATGGGAGCGAACATAACAACGGACCGACTGCTTGAAAAGGATTGGGAGAAATATTGGTCGGAGATTAATTTGGTTAATTTGGTTGAAATAACAAATGTTACTGAACGTCTGATGAGTATTTTTCCAGAAAAGCACCCGATACTCACCCGCTGCAAAGACAAAGACTCAGTCTTCATGGTCAAATTTGTGTCTGATGTAATCTTTTCAGGATTGAACTTCTTTTTGGACATCCAAAGATATTGTCCCCTATATGTTAGCCAGAATGAGGATTTTTTTCTATAAACCATGAATTATGGGGACTGCATGGAAAGTTTTTTAATCTAAACTATCCGGTCAGTCAGGTTCTGTGATATATATTCTCCAAACAGATCACATTTCACCCCTGCTGATCTTTCAGTGACTATCAAATccaaaatggataaaaaataaaaattaaaaataataataatctgttaaACTAATCTGCAACTCTTCGTTTAATTTCATTCTAATATTCATTAATATTCTTTTACAGTAATATGTGTGATCTCATGTGCATGCGAAATACATGTTTTATAGTTCAGGGTAAGCTTGTTTGATGCTTCAGGGGCATCAGGATCGCTTGGTGATAGTATGTTTCACTCCTAACAgtgttgctggttcaagcccctggtgCTCATATAGGAATGCTGACTTGTAGCTGGAGGGGCtttactgcctctctctctctctctctctctccacttgcACTTGTGGTGTTCTTCTTCTCAATGGACtttccctggttaaataaaggattaataAGCATTCACTCTTGTGTTAGTGTCTAGTATTAACACAGAGAGAACTGTGTGCTCTCATGCATCATGTCTTGCTAGATCATTATGTATTAATACATACTCTGCAAATAAAATTATACacaataatacaattaataTATGCATAGtcattaataaatataattatcctAATGATACAATCGGAGAGCCCTCCAAAATATATCTCAAGATATCAAGTTTATTCTTCATTGTCAGACCTATTTTAGGCTTCAACCCACTCTAAAATGTACTGCAGCCTCATAAACAATTCAAGGCACTGGTTCCATTCATTTGGTTTTTCCTGATTGATTTTACATGAAAAGGTTCAATCGAGACAGCGCAATCTTAATACACACAGAAAAGGTTGACGTCATAGATAATTCCTTTGGTTCGATAGGCAGGTAAACTAGACAGAAGAAAAAGACAGGTATTTAAATggcatgtgtcagtgtgtgcatgtgagtctgtgtgtgtcagtaaggTTCGGTGAGGACACTGCTTGGGTAGGCTCTTGGGAATCAGACAGCCATCTTAAATCTCTAATTCACAAAGTAGCCAGTTCATAGAATTAGTATAACATGGACAGTGTTAAATACAATATAAACCACAAACTGCATGTCAAAAAGCTACTGTATGAGAGAGATAGCAATAGAGATTACATTTCACCACAAAAAGACCATACTAAACTCAGGCATGTTTTAACCTGAATGCTTTTGCATTCCAGCtgcacaggtgtacaggtgttcctaataaaatgctcagtgaatgCATCTACACTCTATGTGCCATGTGCCAGCACATCACATAGAACATCACATAGAGTAGATTGTACTGTATTGATGGCCCATGAAAAGAAGGGGTAATGCAGTGAAATGGGCttacttaatttaaaaaaattcaggaacaaaCTACAAACAGACAACCCAAAAATGCCCCAATTGCACAATCTCCACTTTTCAAAGGTCCATATCTCTGGTTTGGATGGTCCAAAGTCCTTGAAATCTGGTATTTCAAATCTCACAACTCTGGTGTCAGAAACGTTCTTGCACTTCAAACCTTGAATCTAAATGACCTTGAATATACCTCTGAGAGCCTCTGGGACCATATTTGGGTGTGCATATCTCCAGAATTAGACGGATCCACTGGCGGAAATTTCCCTGAGTGATGAGCATTTGCCCCTTCCTTTATGCAGCcaaatatcaaacaaaacaattgcTTAATATTGGAGATATAGAGCTTCAAATATTGACTGAACTCAAATATTGCTCGTTTTTCAAGGTCAAAATTAAGGGGTGTGAGCCAGTTTGGATCAGGCAATTTTGGGCATCGGAGGCCTGATTTCCAAAGGGCTCTAACCCAAAAACAGTTTGTCCGATTGAGCTCaagttttcagttttatttgtatttctcctTGATACCTACCAGCCCTCAAATTAAGAAAATTTGCGATTTGAGATTTGTGCGTGGTGCAAGGTGGTTGAGTTTGCCATGGGATGacccatatatacagtactgtgcagaagtcttaggcaccctagactttattatatatatgtttatttttttgtgtgtgttagcataaaagaacacatttgagatttacaaatattcattttccaaaagatgtaattttacagagacatttttgtatttaatttaacatattactgtaagcaattgactactttctacataaaaacttgaacaaggctgtctgagatcagaagcaagcaGCCAAGCGAAGTCTGCAGAAGATCTGTGGCacgttctccaacatgcttggaacaacctcccggccgattgtcttatagaactgcaggacagtgttggttatctcagagaagtgatgcagttttaacgccaaagggtggtcacaaaaaatatagattcgattcagtttttaactattctgccaaattactgaaatgtaatgtcaaatgtatggtatgtttatttaggacctttaatttaattattttttaaagaatcttatctgtacagaatgttatacaggtgcctaagacttttgcacggTACTCTAtatctataaatataaatataaataaataaaaaatcctaTATCATTCATTCCCATTTAGGTACCCAGTGTgcatgcactgctgccaaaaaGCCTCATAGTCAAACACGGTCTCCTTTATGAAGTGGCTTCTCCTGCCACTGGGCTGCTCCCATTGGAATCCATGTAGCTGGTAAGTAGAAGCTCTCTCCAGTTCTAATATATCTTGATGGGGACAATGCACCCACTGCTGCCGCGTGGCCCGTGACGTTAGTCTAGGGCTAGCTGATGATAGCTGAAAAtgatgaaactgaaaatgttgatgaaaGGCACCAGATTAAGATATATTTGGGCTGGCAGCATGGTGGCATAGTGGTGAGCACTGTCGCCTCGCAAAAAGGTGGTCATGGGATTAAATCCCAGATTGAATCCCAGATACTTTCTTTAAATTCTCCCTGAGTTTGCGTGGGCTTACTCTGGGTACGCAATGTATGCCAGGTTAGGTGTGCTGCTGCcattgaccaaggcactggcctcagaacagGGGTTTGTCCTCGGGcagtgcactgtggctgcccactgctcctaaataACTAGAATGGGTCAAACGCAGAGGACAAatgaccccacagggttcaataaagtatagaATTATAATTCAATTTAACACTGCAGTGAAAATCCATTGGTAATGATTCAATGAactgttttaatgaaaaaaattaaattcccTTCATTATCCATGGGCATACCCTGTATATCATGCCCTGATCATCCATCATTGTGTGTgactttttctgttgttttgagtatatatatgagtgtgtagtttgtggaaaatagatttttgtgAATAATCTTGTTCAGATTAACTATGAAATGTGGCCATGGGAGGACAGTCTTGTTCTTTCTGATTAGTTCTTATCACTGAACCTTGGACTGATATTGATTGTACAATTTCCTGGCAGAATGTATACAGCTGGTCAGAGTAAGATCGACATCAGAAAAAATGGAATTCATTGAGTGCCACCAAGTGTTCCAGCTGGGTCGCGATGTGATTCCGGACCCTCAAAGGGACCACTCGTTCACCGGTTACGTCTCCCTGAACTCATCAGCTCATCTGAACTCCCACTACATGGATGTgcaccgctccctctctccagagcaGTTTGGGACGTTCAACCACAGCCTGCGGGCCACTCTGGGAGAGAGCGGAAAGGTGACACAGGGGGGTGTGGGCGTGGTGGCTCTGGCCCTGTCCTTCCTGTTCGACATCCTGACCCAGCAGGCCAAGAACCAGACCGGGACAACCCATTTCATCCACCAAATTTTCAGAGAGCGCGAGGACCGCGACACCTCAGAGATCGGGACCGTCATCACTGACTACCTGAAACTAGTCCCGCTGATCGCCAACGACCCCCAACGCATGAAGGAGGAGACCGATCGCTACGAACAAAGACTCAACAGCTCgctgttcagccattttgagaggACAGCCAAGTCAAGAAACAACAGTTGGACAGAGTGGGAAGATATTCATCCACGGTCTCGCCTTTCATCAGCACATGATGATACACCAGGTCCGAATGGGAGCAAAGATAACAATGGACCAACTGCTTGAAAAAGACTGGGAAAAAAAGATCAATAACATGGATAGTAAAGGTCTGGAACGCGATTTGGAGAAATATTGGGAGGCGAttagaaatgttaaaaaaagtTTGGTTGAAATGACAAATGTTACTGAACGTCTGATGAGTATTTTTCCAGAAAAGCACCAGATACTCACCCACTGCAAAGACAACTTTCCGGACTTATTTGTGTCTGATGTAATCTTTTCAGGATTGTACTTCTTTATGGACATCGAAAGCTATGGTCCCCTATATTTTAGCCAGAAGGAGGATTTTTTCTATAAACCATGAATTATGGGGACTGAATATCTGCATGGGAAGTTTTTTAATATAAACTATCCGGTCAGTCAGGTTCTGTGATACATATTCTCCATACAGATAGACATTTCACCCCTCCTGATCTTTCAGTGACTCCCAAATCCAACATggatcaaacaaaacaaaaaaaaagaataatctgTAATACTAATCTGCAACTCTTCGTTTAATTTCATTCTAATATTCATTAATATTCTTTGAGAGTAATATGTATGATCTCATCTGAAtgcaaaatacatgttttatagTGCAGGGTAAGCTTGTTTGATGCTTCAGGGGCATCAGGGTCGCTTGGTGATAGTATGttttgctggttcaagcccttgGTGCTCATATAGGAATGCTGACTTGTAGCTGGAGGGGCtttactgcctctctctctctctctctctctctctctctctctctctctccacttgcACTTGTGGTGTCCTTCTTCTCAATGGACtttccctggttaaataaaggattaataAGCATTCACTCTTGTGTTAGTGTCTAGTATTAACACAGAGAGAACTGTGTGCTCTCATGCATCATGTCTTGCTAGATCATTATGTATTAATACATACTCTGTGCTATATAATTATCCAAATGATACAATCGGAGAACCCTCCAAAATATATCTCAAGATATCAAGTTTATTCTTCATTGTCAGACCTATTTTAGGCTTCAACCCACCCTAAAATGTACTGCAGCTTCATAAACAATTCAAGGCACTGGTTCCATTCATTTGGTTTTTCCTGATTGATTTTTACATGAAAAGGTTCAATCGAGACAGCACAATCTTAATACACAAAGAAAAAGGTGATGTCTTAGATAATTCCTTTGGTTAGATAGGCAGGTAAACTGGTATGTAAAtggcctgtgtcagtgtgtgcatgtgtgtctgtgtgtgtcagtaaggTTCGGTGAGGTCACTGCTTGGGTAGGCTCTTGGGAATCAGACAGCCAGCTTCAATCTCTAATTCACAAAGTAGCCAGTTCATAGAATTAGTATAACATGGACAATGTTAAATACAATATAAACCACAAACTGCATGTCAAAAAGCTACTGTATGAGAGAGATAGCAATAGAGATTACATTTCACCACAAAAAGACCATACTAAACTCAGGCATGTTTTAACCTGAATGCTTTTGCATTCCAGCtgcacaggtgtacaggtgttcctaataaaatgctcagtgaatgCATCTACGCTCTATGTGCCATGTGCCAGCACATCACATAGAACATCACATAGAGTAGATTGCACTCTATTGATGGCAAGTGAGGGATTCTCGTCCATGAAAAGAAGGGGAAATGCAGTCAAATGGGCTTACTTAatttaaagaaattcaggaacaaattacacacagacaaaaatgcCCCAATTTCACAATCTCCACTTTTCAAAGGTCCATATCTCTGGTTTGGATGGTCCAAAGTCCTTGAAATCTGGTATTTCAAATCTTACAACCCTGGTGTCAGAAACCTTCTTGCACTTCAAGCCGTGAATCTAAATGACCTTGAATATACCTCTGAGAGCCTCTGGGACCATATTTGGGTGTGCATATCTCCAGAATTAGATGGATCCACTGGCGGAAATTTCCCTGAGTGATGAGCATTTGCCCCTTCCTTTATGCAGCcaaatatcaaacaaaacaattgcTTAATATTGGAGCTATAGAGCTTCAAATATTGACTGAACTCAAATATTGCTCGTTTTTCAAGGTCAAAATTAAGGGTGTGAGCCAGTTTGGATCACGCAATTTTGGGCATCGGAGGCCTGATTTCCAAAGGGCTCTAACCCAAAAACAGTTTGTCCGATTGAGCTCaagttttcagttttatttgtatttctcctTGATACTTACCAGCCCTCAAATTAAGAAAATTTGAGATTTGAGATTTGTGCGTGGTGCAAGGTGGTTGAGTTCGCCATGGGATGacccatatatacagtactgtgcagaagtcttaggcaccctagactttattatatatatgtttatttttttgtgtgtgttagcataaaagaacacatttgagagatttacaaatattcattttccaaaagatgtaattttacagagacatttttgtattttatttaacatattactgtaagcaattgactactttttacatacaaacttgatcaaggctgtctgagatcagaagcaagcaGCAAACCGAAGTCTGCAGAAGatctgtggcaagttctccaacatgcttggaacaacctcccagctgattgtcttatagaactgcaggacagtgttggttatctcagagaagtgatgcagttttaacgccaaaaggtggtcacaaaaaatattgattcgattcagtttttaactgccaaattactaaaatgtaatgtaaaatgtatagtatgcttatttaggacctttaatttaatcattttttaaagaatcttatctgtacagaatgttatataggtgcctaagacttttgcacagaactgtatatatatatatatatatatatatatatatatatttaaatatatatatatcagtggaggctggtgacttccagaattgaggaggccatttttttccgcttgctcacttcactcgcgatggaatgttccctgttctcttatctgtctttgtgctggccaaaggcatactatttggagtgtaagctacagtcagaaagttctggctgatgaaatttattgtgcagagcttagccttgtgccttcctgaagaaatgacattgctgtaagtctatgagcctgcctgataattaagctgagaaatgacatttggatgtaatataaatgccaagtgaacatgtgtaaaaggcaggaattttaattatgtagttaaaaacaattttgtttagcttacatttttcattcttctacagcttcaacatgtaatcaccaatttaatcaagtttagcatataaaaaagataagataacactttctttatcatatgtagttttattcaatatatttaatataaaatatgtaaaaatatggttccagttggctttatctaacgttaacgttatccactagagggcagcactctaatcgtatttagagtgaatttcctcacagagcaacaattcggtaatttgatatggaagattattaaattgacttgtaataaaacgaaatggactacattaaaaataaaactgttcaataaatcccaaatggtgtctaacatgacctattgaaagTCATTcccactccctagtatctggaatctgcatatctccagcccaagatctcaaattgtgctagaatctcgccgacttccgaggtagttttaagcaaaagtgtttggccaaatgagctataaactccagggatgatagccaggggtgttctctaaatttcctgaaaagcacaagttgataggacagccactatggcgagtgtttgtttgactgaagtgactagcgaattctcaaaatggcttctgtgttgaatagaaaggaaaggagagttgattccaaatgaaccagtagcatgtgattggacgaacaaaatgtcaatctttgccctggacacaatgcatggtgaggccaggcctccgttgcccacccattttcagtgatctggccaatcacatattggcatgaaaaaaaatgcattacattgacttctatgagaatctcatttcctaggggaggcctggcctggcctcccttaatacaaactgatagggaaatctggcctgttgctttacaattgcaatattgggttttagccatgggaaaatttagatttatgaacaaaactaaaataatatgaatataaaaaataaaaaatatgttttttgttaaaataaataaataaaataaatatatttattgttttttttaaatctctctcttctctcaaattattggggaggccaggcctcctccacctctatggaggagcctccactgatatatatacatatgaataaaatatccTATATCATTCATTCCCATTTAGGTACCAAATGTgcatgcactgctgccaaaaaGCCTCATAGTCAAATATGGTCTCCTTTATGAAGTGGCTTCTCCTGCCACTGGGCTGCTCCCATTGGAATCCATGTAGCTGGTAAGTAGAAGCTCTCTCCAGTTCTAATATATCTTGATGGGGACAATGCACCCACTGCTGCCGCGTGGCCCGTGACGTTAGTCTAGGGCTAGCTGATGATAGCTGAAAACGATgatactgaaaatgttgatgaaaGGCACCAGATTAAGATATATTTGGGCTGGCAGCATGGTGGCATAGTGGTGAGCACTGTCGCCGTGCAAAAAGGTGGTCCTGGGATTAAATCCCAGATTGAATCCCAGATACTTTCTTTAAGTTCTCCCTGAGTTTGCGTGGGCTTACTCTGGGTACGCAATGCATGCCAGGTTAGGTGTGCTGCTGCcgttgaccaaggcactggcctcagaacagGAGTTTGTCCTCGGGCAGTgaactgtggctgcccactgctcctaagtaactagaatgggtcaaacgcagaggacaaattaccccacaggctTCAATAAAGTATAGAATTATAATTCAATTTAACACAGCAGTGAAAATCCATTGGTAATGATTCAATGAACTGggttaatgaaaaaaattaaattcccTTCATTATTCATGGGCATACCCTGTATATCATGCCCTGATCACACATCATTGTGTgtgagtttttttgttttttgttttttgtttttttttcttttgttttgagtgtatatatgagtgtTTAGTTTGtggaaaatagatttttgtgAATAATCTTGTTCAGATTAACTACGAAAAGTGGCCATGGGAGGACAGTCTTGTTCTTTCTGATTAGTTCTTATCACTGAACCTCGGACTGATATTGATTTTACAATTTCCTGGCACAATATATACAGCTGGTCAGAGTAAGATCGACATCAGAAAAAATGGGATTCCTTGAGTGCCACCAAGTgcaccgctccctctctccatcactatATAACAACATGCACAATGATGctgacatttgtttttattggtgtaaaaaatagttttttgttgGAAAAAATAGACGATTCAATAAACAGCAATGGGAACAACCTTTAAGAATGGAGGCTGAAATCAAGTTGATTTTAATACCTCAAATATTGGTTTTATGGTCAAGTGGTTAAGAGAATATAAACAaagcaaagaaaacatttaacataATTGGTGGCATTGC
Encoded here:
- the LOC133130413 gene encoding uncharacterized protein LOC133130413; translated protein: MEFIECHQVFQLGRDVIPDPQRDHSFTGYVSLNSSAHLNSHYMDVHRSLSPEQFGTFNHSLRATLGESGKVTQGGVGVVALALSFLFDILTQQAKNQTGTTHFIHQIFREREDRDTSEIGTVITDYLKLVPLIANDPQRMKEETDRYEQRLNSSLFSHFERTAKSRNNSWTEWEDIHPRSRLSSAHDDTPGPNGSKDNNGPTA